A window of Peromyscus eremicus chromosome 7, PerEre_H2_v1, whole genome shotgun sequence contains these coding sequences:
- the LOC131914220 gene encoding olfactory receptor 8D1-like, translated as MGNRNHSTAAVFVLVGLTQQPELLLPLFLLFLGIYVVTVMGNLGMILLITVSPLLHTPMYYFLCSLSFVDLCYSTVITPKMLVNFLGKKNLIFYSECMAQLFFFVILVVAEGYLLTAMAYDRYVAICKPLLYNVIMSSRLCSLLVLIAFILGLLSAIAHTSAMMKLNFCKTHIISHYFCDVLPLLNLSCSNTHLNELLLFIIGGINTLVPTLAVAISYVFIFNNILRIRSSEGRSKAFGTCSSHFMAVGIFFGSITFMYFKPSSSTSLEQEKVSSVFYTTVIPVLNPLIYSLRNKDVKKALGRFLVRR; from the coding sequence ATGGGTAATAGAAATCATTCTACAGCAGCTGTGTTTGTGTTGGTGGGATTAACACAGCAGCCAGAGCTCCTGCtgcctcttttcctcctgttcctGGGAATCTATGTGGTAACAGTCATGGGGAACCTGGGCATGATCCTGCTCATCACAGTCAGCCCACTGCTGCACACTCCCATGTATTATTTCCTCTGCAGCTTATCCTTCGTTGATCTCTGCTATTCCACTGTCATTACACCCAAAATGCTGGTGAACTTTCTTGGGAAGAAAAATTTGATCTTTTACTCTGAATGCATGGCCCAGCTCTTTTTCTTTGTGATCCTTGTGGTGGCTGAGGGTTACCTCCTGACTGCCATGGCATATGATCgttatgtggccatctgcaaacCATTGCTGTATAATGTGATCATGTCTTCTAGACTCTGCTCACTGTTAGTTCTGATTGCCTTCATCCTAGGCCTTTTGTCCGCCATTGCACATACAAGTGCTATGATGAAACTGAACTTTTGCAAAACCCACATCATAAGCCATTACTTCTGTGATGTTCTCCCCCTCCTCAACCTCTCCTGCTCTAACACACATCTCAATGAGCTTCTCCTATTTATCATTGGAGGAATCAACACCTTGGTGCCCACCCTAGCTGTGGCCATCTCCTATGTCTTCATCTTTAACAACATCCTTCGCATCAGGTCATCAGAGGGCCGGTCCAAAGCCTTTGGAACCTGCAGCTCTCACTTCATGGCTGTGGGAATCTTCTTTGGGTCTATCACCTTTATGTACTTCAAGCCTTCTTCAAGTACCTCTCTAGAGCAAGAGaaggtttcttctgtattttaTACCACAGTGATCCCTGTACTGAACCCATTAATATATAGTTTGAGGAACAAAGATGTGAAGAAAGCCTTGGGCAGATTCTTGGTGAGGAGATAA